The following proteins are co-located in the Chlorocebus sabaeus isolate Y175 chromosome 21, mChlSab1.0.hap1, whole genome shotgun sequence genome:
- the LOC140708540 gene encoding receptor-type tyrosine-protein phosphatase alpha-like isoform X1, translating into MAEPVKEEAKTSNPTSSLTSLSVAPTFSRNITLGPVNSSDSDNGTTRTASTNCIGTTISANGMWLPDNQFTDARTEPWEGNSSTTATTPETFPPSVPLLKKLPGGWGHMHNSLQLSIPAKKVWSISHASTDHSSLGCFEFSFFAQETYREYVAGSQGPQMEGPAEAMAEEHKL; encoded by the exons ATGGCAGAACCAGTTAAAGAAGAGGCCAAAACTTCAAATCCAACTTCTTCACTAACTTCTCTTTCTGTGGCACCAACATTCAGCCGAAATATAACTCTGGGACCCGTCAATTCTTCAGACTCTGACAATGggaccacaagaacagcaagcaCAAACTGTATAGGCACTACAATTTCAGCAAATGGAATGTGGCTTCCAGATAACCAGTTCACGGATGCCAGAACAGAACCCTGGGAGGGAAATTCCAGCACCACAGCAACCACTCCAGAAACCTTCCCTCCTTCGG TACCCCTTCTCAAGAAACTGCCCGGAGGATGGGGTCATATGCATAATTCCCTACAGCTGAGCATCCCAGCCAAGAAGGTCTGGTCTATTTCACATGCCTCCACTGACCACTCCAGCTTGGG ATGTTTTGAGTTCTCATTCTTTGCACAAGAGACATACAGGGAgtatgttgcgggaagtcagggaccccaaatggagggaccggctgaagccatggcagaagaacataaattgtga